The proteins below come from a single Desulfitobacterium metallireducens DSM 15288 genomic window:
- a CDS encoding ABC transporter permease has product MVRYLIGRILSAIFVIWLVLTLTFSLMHAIPGGPFSSEKVLPSAVMANINERYHLNDPLSKQYFDYINNMAHFNFGPTFRYEGRTVNDLFHDGLPKTLAVGLTATVMALVGGTLLGVVSALKQNRWPDYLATIFATIGVSVPSFVIATFLQFYVGYKTHLFPPIGWGEPINLVLPALALSAYPIAQITRLTRSSMLDVLNQDYIRTARAKGMPGYVIVFRHALRNALLPVITFLGPFFAYILTGNFVVEYVFNIPGIGQFFVTGINNRDYPVILGTTVLFATLLVLCNLIVDIVYTLVDPRIKLTSKKGA; this is encoded by the coding sequence ATGGTACGCTATTTAATTGGACGTATTTTATCTGCAATTTTTGTAATATGGCTAGTGCTTACCTTAACGTTTTCTTTGATGCATGCCATTCCAGGGGGGCCCTTTTCTTCAGAAAAGGTTCTCCCGTCTGCGGTTATGGCCAACATTAATGAACGTTATCACTTAAATGATCCCTTGAGCAAACAGTATTTTGACTATATTAACAACATGGCCCATTTTAATTTCGGACCTACTTTCCGCTATGAAGGTCGTACCGTTAATGACCTGTTCCATGATGGATTGCCAAAGACACTCGCTGTCGGTTTAACTGCCACAGTTATGGCTTTAGTGGGAGGAACCTTACTGGGAGTTGTTTCGGCACTAAAACAAAATAGATGGCCTGATTATCTTGCCACGATTTTTGCAACAATTGGGGTTTCTGTACCAAGTTTTGTTATTGCAACCTTCCTGCAATTCTACGTAGGGTATAAAACTCATCTTTTTCCACCGATTGGCTGGGGTGAGCCCATTAATTTAGTTTTACCTGCTTTAGCACTGAGTGCTTACCCCATTGCGCAAATTACGCGCTTAACCCGTTCTAGTATGCTTGATGTCTTAAATCAAGACTATATTCGAACGGCACGTGCGAAAGGAATGCCAGGATATGTCATCGTTTTTCGGCACGCTTTGAGGAATGCTTTACTACCTGTAATCACTTTCTTGGGACCCTTTTTTGCCTATATTTTAACGGGTAACTTTGTAGTTGAATATGTATTCAATATTCCTGGTATTGGTCAATTCTTCGTTACGGGTATTAATAATCGGGATTATCCCGTCATTCTAGGGACAACCGTCTTATTTGCAACCCTGTTAGTTTTGTGTAATCTAATAGTTGATATTGTTTATACGTTGGTAGATCCTCGCATCAAATTAACTTCCAAGAAGGGGGCGTAA
- a CDS encoding GNAT family N-acetyltransferase, translating to MQDLGITIRIANNLDLKQITEIYNWAVENTVATFDLENRTEEKANEWFLVHQNSYYPLVVAEKEGKILGWASISPFHPRPAYKASGEFSIYIAPRSQGLGIGKRLLEALCQMAEQLGYHTLLGLITGTNEVSLALAGKLGFEETGRYREVGQKFGQVLDVVVVQKVF from the coding sequence ATGCAAGATTTAGGAATTACGATTCGTATAGCCAATAATTTGGACTTAAAACAAATAACAGAAATTTATAATTGGGCTGTTGAAAATACAGTGGCGACCTTTGATTTGGAGAACCGCACGGAAGAAAAAGCAAATGAATGGTTCCTTGTTCATCAGAACTCTTATTATCCGCTCGTGGTCGCGGAAAAAGAGGGAAAAATCTTAGGATGGGCCAGCATCTCTCCCTTTCATCCCCGTCCGGCTTATAAGGCGAGCGGAGAATTCTCAATCTATATTGCACCAAGATCTCAGGGTTTGGGAATAGGGAAAAGACTCCTCGAGGCCCTATGCCAAATGGCGGAACAATTGGGTTATCATACACTTTTAGGGTTGATTACGGGGACCAATGAGGTGAGTCTGGCACTTGCTGGTAAACTCGGGTTCGAGGAGACGGGTCGTTATCGAGAAGTTGGACAGAAGTTCGGACAAGTTCTTGACGTGGTTGTGGTTCAAAAAGTTTTTTAA
- a CDS encoding peptide ABC transporter substrate-binding protein, whose translation MFKSKKLATLTSVLLVIGLLVTGCGTSNNQAAAPQEMKMSWNPGAEPKTLDPQMSNGIPEAIMEMALFEGITRLDQNNQPQNALAEDIKVSDDGLKYTIKLKDSKFSNGDPVTANDFKASWMHALNPEAAAEYAYQLFYIKNGEAYNAKKVKAEDVGIKVVDDKNLEITLENPTPYFKALLAFPTYYPVDEKVVKATKDWNTKAETFVGNGPYKMQSWSHNDKMVLVKNDNYWDIKSVKITELTFNLVEDAKAALTAFEAGQLDGTDNIPVSDIERLRTAGVLKTSPYLGTYYYRFNVTKKPFNDVKVRQALALAIDRKSLIDNVLKGGQTPAYAFTPGGIPDAQAGKEFRTVGGDYFKEDLAKAKQLLAEAGYPDGKGFPEVSILYNTNGNHNVLAQAIQDMWSKNLGIKVTLTGQEWKVYQQSEQSLQYDIARAGWIGDYIDPMTFMDMMVTDGGNNQTGFSNAAYDKAIDIAKKSGDPTVRMQSMHDAEKILMNEMPVMPIYFYTNNFVSKDNVKGLLQSPLGFIDFKTAYLEKK comes from the coding sequence ATGTTCAAAAGCAAAAAGTTAGCAACCCTAACATCGGTACTACTCGTAATAGGTTTACTTGTAACGGGATGTGGTACGAGCAATAATCAAGCGGCTGCCCCGCAAGAGATGAAAATGAGTTGGAATCCTGGTGCTGAACCCAAAACATTGGATCCTCAAATGTCCAACGGTATACCTGAGGCCATCATGGAAATGGCACTTTTCGAAGGAATAACTCGATTAGATCAAAACAATCAACCTCAAAACGCCTTAGCAGAAGATATTAAGGTTTCTGATGATGGACTGAAGTATACCATTAAACTTAAAGATAGCAAATTTAGTAACGGAGATCCTGTAACAGCAAATGATTTCAAGGCATCATGGATGCATGCCTTGAATCCTGAGGCAGCTGCAGAGTATGCTTATCAATTGTTCTACATTAAAAACGGTGAGGCTTATAATGCTAAAAAAGTCAAGGCTGAAGATGTAGGAATCAAGGTTGTGGATGATAAAAATCTCGAAATTACCCTTGAAAATCCGACTCCTTACTTTAAGGCTCTTCTCGCTTTCCCAACTTATTACCCGGTTGATGAAAAAGTTGTTAAAGCAACCAAGGATTGGAATACCAAAGCTGAAACCTTTGTAGGTAATGGACCTTATAAGATGCAATCTTGGAGCCATAATGATAAAATGGTTCTTGTGAAAAATGATAATTATTGGGATATCAAAAGTGTAAAAATCACAGAGCTGACCTTTAACCTAGTTGAAGATGCAAAAGCAGCCTTAACTGCTTTTGAAGCTGGGCAACTCGATGGAACAGACAATATTCCTGTTTCTGATATAGAGCGTTTACGTACTGCAGGAGTATTAAAAACTTCTCCTTACCTTGGTACCTATTACTATCGTTTTAATGTTACCAAGAAACCTTTTAATGATGTCAAAGTTCGTCAAGCATTAGCTTTGGCCATTGACCGTAAAAGCTTGATTGACAATGTCCTTAAAGGTGGTCAAACTCCAGCATATGCTTTCACACCAGGAGGTATTCCTGATGCACAAGCAGGGAAGGAATTCCGTACAGTTGGCGGTGACTATTTCAAAGAGGATCTTGCTAAGGCGAAACAACTGTTAGCTGAAGCAGGGTATCCAGATGGTAAGGGTTTCCCGGAAGTTAGTATTCTTTATAATACCAATGGTAATCACAACGTACTAGCCCAAGCAATCCAAGACATGTGGTCCAAAAACTTGGGAATTAAAGTAACTCTAACAGGGCAAGAATGGAAAGTTTATCAACAGTCTGAGCAATCTTTACAATACGATATTGCACGTGCAGGCTGGATTGGCGATTATATTGATCCAATGACCTTCATGGATATGATGGTAACCGATGGTGGAAATAACCAAACGGGCTTCAGCAATGCAGCCTATGATAAGGCTATTGATATAGCTAAAAAATCAGGTGACCCAACGGTTCGTATGCAATCTATGCATGATGCCGAAAAGATTCTTATGAACGAAATGCCTGTGATGCCTATTTACTTCTATACGAACAACTTTGTTTCGAAGGATAACGTCAAAGGTTTATTACAGTCGCCGTTAGGATTTATTGACTTTAAAACTGCGTATTTAGAAAAAAAATAA
- the spo0A gene encoding sporulation transcription factor Spo0A: MGNKTKIVVADDNRNLCQMLQDYLQSQEDLQVVGLAYNGVEAWDMIQAQEPDLVILDLVMPSLDGLGVLERINARSATPRPKVIMLTAFGQESLTHQAMMLGVDYFILKPFDLEILGKRIRSLTQDGAVNQASIPSSVSSVTNAGSRVNLGAEVTSMMHQIGIPAHVKGYQYIRDAILMVVEDVSLLGAVTKELYPAIAKKYDTAPSRVERGIRHAIELAWERGHTETLKRIFGYSMNIERQKPTNSEFVALLADKLRVMTKVS, translated from the coding sequence ATGGGGAATAAGACTAAAATCGTTGTCGCGGATGATAATCGTAATTTATGTCAAATGCTACAAGACTATCTCCAGAGCCAAGAAGATCTTCAAGTTGTTGGGCTTGCATATAATGGAGTCGAGGCTTGGGACATGATCCAAGCTCAGGAGCCTGACTTAGTGATTCTGGATCTTGTCATGCCGAGTTTAGATGGGTTGGGTGTCCTTGAACGAATTAATGCGAGAAGTGCTACGCCAAGACCGAAAGTAATCATGTTGACTGCTTTTGGACAAGAATCATTGACTCATCAAGCAATGATGTTAGGCGTTGACTATTTCATCCTGAAACCGTTTGATTTAGAAATCTTGGGTAAGCGTATTCGGAGCTTAACGCAAGATGGAGCTGTAAACCAGGCCTCTATTCCTTCGTCCGTATCTTCGGTTACAAATGCAGGCAGTCGTGTGAATCTTGGTGCTGAAGTAACTTCTATGATGCATCAAATTGGAATTCCAGCTCATGTTAAAGGATATCAATATATACGAGATGCGATTCTGATGGTAGTAGAAGATGTTTCTTTGTTGGGAGCAGTCACAAAAGAACTTTATCCGGCGATTGCTAAAAAATATGATACGGCTCCAAGCAGGGTGGAACGCGGAATTCGACATGCAATTGAGCTTGCGTGGGAACGGGGCCATACTGAAACACTGAAACGAATTTTCGGATATTCCATGAATATCGAACGCCAAAAACCCACCAACTCTGAATTTGTTGCCTTGCTTGCCGATAAGTTAAGAGTAATGACGAAAGTTAGCTAA
- a CDS encoding helicase C-terminal domain-containing protein, which produces MHTGKIVALDLVTTGLNIEQDEIIEYAAWCIEDGKDPVLQHFLIKPSHTVPDKILKFTGISDLELQQGLNLQEQREEILQFLQGATLVGHNVRFDLDFLERQLGISLNQTVWDTYIIAQIFFPSMHYYRLADLVKKLNLEIDDSFHRAQTDAWASWKLLEACWKKGMKFDLGFYTRSLPVLEGLNEHSFFKALEQEIGRKFPSRFIRNGLALAVSLEGEGLFFEEQSSDGVPDSGDWIKSCFAPKGLLEKKLPGYESRHGQIKMAQAATEALQGAHHLVVEAGTGTGKSYAYLIPALWWARKTGKKVVVATHTIPLQEQLYQKDLPVLTDILPFKFRGALLKGKGNYLCLKKWLTFQSYPAELSNQERFVLASILVWLSETQTGDWQEIAQVYGVSRVWSYISAENESCVPQKCPESGNCFMLRARRKAEEANVVVINHSLLLADVKADHNVLPEYHELVIDEAHHLHQAALEQLGQEVSREKLLRILEQVFRSVGSSLYGGIKSKQGFWIQIMPMDVWENFQKKWSELPEACASISEQAEELFVWLGQVLGQGQLSQRLTPKSRQEAWWSYFSTQIENMIGRLNRLRQVLNSMSQVLSGLDIDELTELGYEISTRIRAIEDLQQCFELLLQIDDPARVSWIEANGQRVYLKTSPVDVSDLLHEKLFEQLDSAILTSATISIAGSFTHYLAEVGLPQKTIALDVHSPFNYDQQMQFLIVKDLVNSSVPGLFKIDEVIQFIADVGLRMKGRTLVLLTSHQLLHQIEVPLKTILEPAGIEVLAQGKNRSRASILAEFMENPKSILLGANSFWEGIDIPGEGLSCVLLLKLPFWAPSMPLIAARSEYLEQKGKNSFQDFLLPEAVLRFKQGFGRLIRSKTDRGFVILLDSRIIEKRYGKVFLTSLPLQTHIRDDHEQILTRIEQWIKSE; this is translated from the coding sequence ATGCACACGGGAAAAATTGTCGCCTTAGACCTCGTAACGACCGGGTTAAATATAGAACAGGATGAAATCATTGAATATGCTGCCTGGTGTATTGAAGATGGCAAAGATCCTGTGCTTCAACATTTCTTAATTAAACCCTCTCATACTGTGCCTGATAAAATTTTAAAATTTACTGGAATTTCTGATCTTGAGCTTCAGCAGGGCTTAAATTTGCAAGAGCAGAGGGAGGAAATTCTTCAATTTTTACAAGGTGCGACCCTTGTAGGACATAATGTTCGTTTTGACCTTGATTTTTTGGAGCGTCAGCTTGGAATATCGTTAAATCAAACGGTTTGGGATACTTATATAATTGCCCAAATTTTCTTCCCTAGCATGCACTACTATCGACTCGCCGATCTAGTGAAGAAGCTTAACCTGGAAATCGATGATTCGTTTCATCGAGCCCAAACGGATGCTTGGGCTAGTTGGAAGCTACTTGAAGCATGTTGGAAGAAAGGGATGAAATTTGATCTTGGTTTTTATACGCGGTCACTTCCGGTATTAGAAGGGCTCAATGAGCACAGCTTTTTTAAAGCATTGGAACAAGAAATCGGACGTAAATTTCCGAGCCGGTTTATTCGGAATGGTTTGGCTTTAGCAGTATCTTTGGAGGGAGAGGGCCTTTTTTTCGAAGAACAGTCTTCAGACGGTGTACCTGATTCAGGGGACTGGATTAAATCCTGTTTTGCACCTAAAGGTCTATTAGAAAAGAAGCTTCCGGGCTATGAGAGTCGTCACGGTCAAATTAAGATGGCTCAGGCTGCCACAGAGGCCCTACAAGGAGCACATCATCTCGTTGTTGAAGCTGGAACGGGGACGGGTAAATCCTATGCCTATCTGATTCCCGCTTTGTGGTGGGCTCGGAAAACAGGTAAAAAAGTTGTTGTAGCAACCCATACCATCCCCTTACAGGAGCAACTTTATCAAAAAGATTTGCCCGTTTTAACAGATATCTTACCCTTCAAATTTCGGGGCGCTTTGCTTAAAGGGAAGGGAAACTATCTCTGCTTGAAAAAGTGGCTAACTTTTCAATCCTATCCTGCAGAATTGTCAAATCAGGAACGTTTTGTGTTAGCCAGTATTTTAGTTTGGTTAAGTGAGACACAAACGGGAGATTGGCAGGAAATTGCGCAGGTTTACGGAGTTTCCCGTGTCTGGTCTTATATTAGTGCCGAGAATGAAAGTTGTGTTCCCCAAAAATGTCCGGAATCGGGGAATTGTTTCATGCTGAGAGCACGTAGGAAGGCTGAAGAGGCAAATGTAGTTGTTATTAATCATTCTTTGTTACTTGCTGATGTCAAAGCAGATCATAATGTTCTCCCCGAATATCACGAGTTAGTTATCGATGAAGCTCACCATCTTCATCAAGCCGCTTTAGAACAACTGGGACAAGAAGTGAGTCGTGAAAAGTTGCTGAGGATCTTGGAACAAGTTTTTCGTTCAGTGGGTTCAAGCCTTTATGGTGGGATAAAATCGAAACAGGGGTTCTGGATCCAGATTATGCCGATGGATGTTTGGGAAAATTTTCAGAAGAAGTGGTCAGAATTACCTGAGGCCTGCGCTTCAATTTCGGAACAGGCGGAAGAACTCTTTGTATGGCTTGGACAAGTTCTTGGACAGGGACAACTGTCCCAGCGTTTGACACCCAAATCTCGTCAAGAAGCGTGGTGGAGTTACTTTTCGACCCAGATTGAAAATATGATAGGACGGTTGAATAGGCTAAGACAAGTTCTCAATTCAATGTCGCAAGTGCTAAGTGGTTTGGATATTGATGAATTAACTGAACTTGGTTATGAAATTTCAACACGTATCCGAGCTATCGAAGATCTTCAACAGTGCTTTGAACTTCTTCTTCAAATTGATGACCCTGCACGAGTAAGTTGGATAGAGGCCAATGGACAGAGAGTGTACCTCAAAACTTCTCCCGTCGATGTCAGTGATCTGCTTCATGAAAAGCTCTTTGAACAATTGGATTCAGCAATATTAACCTCTGCAACGATTAGTATTGCTGGCTCTTTTACTCACTATCTTGCTGAGGTGGGCTTGCCCCAGAAAACTATTGCTTTGGATGTTCATTCTCCTTTTAATTATGATCAGCAAATGCAATTTCTAATTGTTAAAGATCTCGTAAATAGTAGCGTTCCAGGATTGTTCAAAATAGATGAAGTAATTCAGTTCATAGCTGATGTAGGCCTTCGGATGAAGGGACGAACATTAGTTTTGTTAACGTCTCATCAATTATTACATCAAATCGAGGTTCCTTTAAAAACTATTTTGGAGCCAGCAGGGATTGAGGTCTTAGCTCAAGGCAAGAATAGAAGCAGAGCTTCAATTCTTGCTGAATTTATGGAGAATCCCAAGTCAATCTTGCTCGGTGCTAATAGCTTTTGGGAGGGAATTGATATCCCGGGTGAAGGCTTATCATGTGTCTTGTTGCTAAAACTTCCTTTCTGGGCTCCAAGTATGCCACTCATTGCTGCTCGGTCTGAATATTTAGAGCAAAAAGGAAAAAATTCATTTCAAGATTTTTTACTTCCTGAAGCAGTTTTGCGATTTAAACAAGGTTTTGGACGTCTCATTCGTTCAAAAACAGATCGGGGATTTGTTATTCTTTTAGATTCAAGGATAATAGAGAAGAGATATGGCAAAGTATTTCTCACTTCGTTACCGCTGCAGACTCATATTCGGGATGACCATGAACAAATACTAACCCGAATCGAACAGTGGATCAAATCTGAATAA
- a CDS encoding aminopeptidase, with the protein MRDICILSSLEKVKSICDPLRIEILKLLIKKSMTSKQIADHVKQSASKIHYHVKELEKHEIIMLDYTLEKSGILEKYYRAVANNYYIDQSLGDYFEKNETKSVKFVTQDILSWRRIHRLKVDTEALARKIVKDCLKIQSKEVVGLLGGINQMDLVEPLAIEIQRAGAYPLLCVETTKMKAKMLEEMEPLLIQEHFQHLGETLRPVTTLIMLEHIVNPALAKGISRERVEVYRKAWVNVRNELFDRKVKWAFFGYPTQALAEEMNIDFIQLHDMFWKGIDVNYNELEYSAQYVARVLAEGKKIRIQSEQGTDLEISIVGRLPLIDDGLISDDDIKNGDTVINLPSGEVYIAPVEESVNGLAFFNLVHYQGEAIEGVRLEFKKGKVIRFSAEKNESKLREFFDSEDEGRRCLGVLGIGLNPWIKDIVGYPVYDTKQFGSINLALGENKIFGGQNSASIMWPMVMNQVSLWVDEIPLIENEEIIQKDKINCKQKIDQ; encoded by the coding sequence ATGAGGGATATCTGTATTTTAAGTAGTCTAGAAAAAGTAAAATCGATCTGTGACCCATTACGGATTGAAATCTTGAAACTGTTAATCAAAAAGAGCATGACCTCAAAACAAATTGCCGACCACGTTAAACAATCTGCTTCGAAAATTCATTATCATGTCAAAGAATTGGAAAAACACGAGATAATCATGCTTGACTATACTTTAGAGAAGAGCGGAATCCTGGAGAAATATTATCGAGCAGTTGCAAACAATTATTATATTGATCAATCCCTAGGAGATTATTTCGAGAAGAATGAAACAAAGTCGGTCAAATTTGTTACCCAGGATATTCTTTCTTGGCGGAGAATTCATCGGCTTAAGGTTGATACAGAAGCATTAGCTCGTAAAATAGTGAAAGATTGCTTAAAAATACAGTCTAAGGAAGTTGTTGGATTACTGGGCGGAATCAATCAAATGGATTTGGTTGAACCACTAGCAATTGAAATTCAAAGAGCTGGAGCTTACCCTTTATTATGTGTAGAGACGACAAAAATGAAGGCTAAAATGCTTGAGGAAATGGAACCTTTACTTATTCAAGAACATTTTCAGCATCTCGGAGAAACTTTACGCCCTGTAACGACATTAATCATGCTTGAGCATATTGTGAATCCTGCTTTGGCTAAGGGCATATCGCGTGAACGCGTTGAAGTTTATCGTAAGGCCTGGGTCAATGTACGAAATGAACTTTTTGACCGAAAAGTAAAATGGGCGTTTTTTGGATATCCGACCCAAGCACTTGCTGAAGAAATGAACATTGATTTTATCCAACTTCATGACATGTTTTGGAAGGGAATTGATGTTAACTATAATGAGCTTGAATACTCGGCTCAGTATGTAGCAAGAGTCCTTGCTGAGGGAAAGAAAATTAGGATTCAATCGGAACAAGGGACTGATTTGGAAATCTCTATAGTAGGACGACTCCCGCTAATTGATGATGGGCTTATTTCAGATGATGATATCAAAAATGGAGATACTGTTATTAATTTACCTAGCGGCGAAGTTTATATTGCTCCAGTGGAGGAATCTGTTAACGGTTTAGCCTTCTTTAATCTTGTTCATTATCAAGGAGAAGCGATTGAGGGAGTACGGCTTGAGTTCAAAAAAGGCAAAGTGATAAGGTTTTCTGCAGAAAAGAACGAATCTAAACTAAGAGAATTTTTTGACTCAGAAGATGAAGGCCGTCGCTGTCTGGGAGTGTTGGGAATTGGTCTAAATCCTTGGATCAAGGATATCGTTGGCTATCCGGTATATGATACGAAACAATTTGGAAGTATTAATTTGGCGCTCGGTGAAAATAAGATATTTGGTGGACAAAATAGTGCTTCAATTATGTGGCCAATGGTTATGAATCAGGTCAGTTTATGGGTTGATGAGATTCCTTTGATAGAAAACGAAGAGATCATTCAAAAAGACAAAATAAATTGTAAGCAAAAAATTGATCAGTAA
- a CDS encoding DUF1858 domain-containing protein gives MKFTLDMKLKDIMAANPKTVDAMQEMGLHCLGCPFSVNESLQNAAQMHNLDPENLLEKINSVEQGEMSAQAVANAQPVGAILQADKQTYAIAPHIPAGVASPDVLRKIADVAEKYNAPAIKVTSAQRIAIVGLKPEDVPKAWEDLGMDPGHAVGLCVRSVKVCPGSVFCKRGLQETLGIGMELDKRYHGMVLPSKFKIGVAGCPNKCTDSANVDLGLMGTSKGYHLYVGGNGGVKPRQGNLLLENLQPDQLIPVVDSVINYYKETAKQNERLGRLIDRIGIDELRERVNQTLSA, from the coding sequence ATGAAATTTACTTTAGATATGAAACTTAAAGATATTATGGCAGCAAACCCTAAAACAGTAGATGCAATGCAAGAAATGGGGCTTCACTGTCTCGGTTGTCCATTTTCTGTTAATGAAAGTCTTCAAAATGCGGCCCAAATGCACAATCTGGATCCAGAGAATCTTCTTGAAAAAATTAATTCAGTTGAACAAGGTGAAATGTCTGCTCAAGCGGTAGCTAATGCTCAGCCTGTAGGGGCAATATTGCAAGCCGATAAACAAACGTATGCAATAGCACCTCATATCCCCGCGGGGGTTGCTTCACCAGATGTTTTACGCAAAATAGCGGATGTTGCAGAAAAATATAATGCGCCAGCAATTAAGGTAACTTCTGCACAGAGAATTGCTATTGTAGGCTTAAAGCCTGAAGATGTACCCAAAGCTTGGGAGGACTTGGGGATGGACCCTGGTCATGCCGTAGGACTTTGCGTACGTAGTGTCAAAGTTTGTCCAGGATCAGTTTTTTGCAAGCGCGGTCTACAGGAGACGTTAGGAATTGGGATGGAGTTGGATAAACGTTACCATGGAATGGTATTGCCTTCTAAATTTAAGATTGGGGTAGCCGGTTGTCCTAATAAGTGCACAGATTCAGCCAATGTTGACCTTGGATTAATGGGGACGAGCAAAGGATATCATTTATATGTTGGTGGCAATGGTGGGGTAAAACCGCGTCAAGGGAATCTTCTGCTCGAAAATCTCCAACCGGATCAATTAATTCCTGTAGTAGATTCTGTTATCAATTATTACAAGGAAACAGCGAAACAAAATGAAAGATTAGGACGACTTATTGATCGTATCGGAATTGATGAACTACGAGAAAGAGTTAATCAAACGCTAAGTGCATAG
- a CDS encoding ferredoxin — protein sequence MNASVDKDTCIGCGACPSICPEVFKMEDDGLATAYVTPVPSEVEASAQEAAEGCPVDAIHVE from the coding sequence ATGAATGCTTCAGTGGATAAAGATACCTGTATTGGTTGCGGCGCTTGTCCCTCAATTTGCCCAGAGGTTTTTAAAATGGAAGACGATGGATTGGCGACTGCTTATGTAACCCCTGTCCCCAGTGAGGTTGAAGCTTCTGCACAAGAAGCAGCCGAAGGCTGTCCTGTCGATGCTATTCATGTCGAATAA
- a CDS encoding phosphatidylserine decarboxylase family protein: MKQYPVSRDGWSYIAVLALLTILAYWLKPGLAILSGILLLFVLYFFRNPERKISSDPLTLVSPADGAVMDVERVFEERVLKGESIRIRIFLSLLNVHVNRSPMEGKVVYRAYREGKMLPAFKSHASELNEKSFIGIKNEHLHILVTQVTGFMARRIVCWAKEGDTLQKGERFGLIKFGSCTEIFLPPDVEVLVSTGDKVRGGETIIGRVISDE; the protein is encoded by the coding sequence GTGAAACAGTATCCCGTTTCGCGTGATGGGTGGTCATATATTGCGGTCCTCGCTCTACTAACGATTTTAGCTTATTGGCTTAAGCCAGGATTAGCAATTTTATCGGGGATATTGCTCTTATTTGTATTATATTTTTTTAGAAATCCGGAACGAAAGATTTCTAGCGATCCATTGACTTTAGTTTCTCCAGCGGACGGGGCTGTAATGGATGTTGAGCGCGTTTTTGAAGAACGTGTTCTTAAAGGTGAGAGCATCCGCATCCGTATTTTTCTGAGTCTTTTAAATGTTCATGTTAACCGGTCGCCGATGGAGGGAAAAGTTGTTTATCGTGCTTATCGAGAAGGAAAAATGCTCCCTGCTTTCAAAAGCCATGCCTCAGAGTTGAATGAGAAGAGCTTTATCGGAATTAAAAATGAACATCTGCATATTTTAGTCACGCAGGTTACCGGGTTTATGGCTCGACGAATTGTGTGTTGGGCAAAAGAGGGAGATACGTTACAAAAGGGTGAACGTTTTGGACTAATCAAGTTTGGGTCTTGTACAGAAATCTTTCTTCCACCGGATGTAGAGGTTCTTGTAAGTACGGGGGATAAAGTCCGGGGCGGAGAGACCATTATTGGGAGAGTGATTTCTGATGAATAA
- the pssA gene encoding CDP-diacylglycerol--serine O-phosphatidyltransferase, with amino-acid sequence MNNNPINIRVIPSLFTLANLLFGFLALALTMDGKFKLAAGLIILSTLMDSMDGKVARKLSVSSDFGYELDSLSDLVSFGVAPAILTYRALLQDQLGYWGLALAAIFALCGAVRLARFNVLHISNYFVGVPITFAGGFMALILLFHSMLPWPIYAICLAILAFLMVSTFKVPKPGV; translated from the coding sequence ATGAATAATAACCCTATTAATATTCGAGTAATACCTAGTCTATTTACTTTAGCTAACCTTCTTTTTGGTTTTCTGGCTTTAGCATTAACTATGGATGGTAAATTTAAGCTGGCTGCAGGACTAATCATTCTTTCCACTTTAATGGATAGTATGGATGGAAAAGTAGCCCGTAAACTGTCGGTGAGCTCTGATTTCGGTTATGAACTTGATTCTTTAAGTGATCTTGTTTCCTTTGGGGTAGCACCTGCTATTTTAACCTATAGAGCGTTATTACAAGACCAACTTGGATACTGGGGATTGGCACTTGCGGCAATTTTTGCGCTTTGTGGAGCAGTACGCTTAGCCCGTTTTAACGTTCTTCATATTAGTAATTATTTTGTAGGTGTGCCCATCACGTTTGCAGGAGGGTTTATGGCCTTAATTCTCTTGTTCCATAGCATGCTGCCATGGCCTATTTATGCCATCTGCCTAGCTATTCTTGCTTTCTTAATGGTATCTACTTTTAAGGTTCCTAAGCCTGGAGTATAG